The sequence below is a genomic window from Pseudomonas cannabina.
CCTCGGCTTGCTGAGTATCCTGCGTGTCAGACGAACTGCCCCCCGCTTCATATCTTCCCGCTGCACGCGCGTTTTGCGGTGAGGTGGATGTCTGGCTGGCGTTGTATCTGTTGTTCGTTGGAAGCGCATCCTGACGTTGCAGACGTCTGCCCGCTCCACGCTGTAGCGGTGGAGTATTTACCGATGATGAAGCGCTTTCAGCATTTTCTGCCTGAGTTCTCTGACGTCTGTTCGCACCTGAGATATTCATCTAATAGTCCCCGCCATCGTTAACATTAAATCGGTTTTCGTCAGCCTGGATGACGAGGCAAGCGGAGCAGAATGGCTATGCAGTAACTTTGGCCGCCATAGGTTCGCTACTTCGATCATCTGAACGCAGGCGCTGACAAAGTCATCCTCGTCAATCCGTGACGGATCAAACCGCTGGAAGAGCAGCACCTCATTGTTTTTTTCGTCCAGCCCGAACGCCGCACCATCGCTTGAGCCGTAATGAAAGAGGTTGGCTGCCAGAATATTGCTCAGAAGTGTGCTGCTGGCTGGAGTAGAAAGCGTACCCACGCTCAGATAAACAAACAGCGTATTTTG
It includes:
- a CDS encoding type III secretion system chaperone; its protein translation is MMIQNLLNALAIRLESGPLSLDANHLCSLKVNELDMTLERLEQQNTLFVYLSVGTLSTPASSTLLSNILAANLFHYGSSDGAAFGLDEKNNEVLLFQRFDPSRIDEDDFVSACVQMIEVANLWRPKLLHSHSAPLASSSRLTKTDLMLTMAGTIR